A genomic region of Erythrobacter sp. SCSIO 43205 contains the following coding sequences:
- a CDS encoding adenosine kinase — translation MPTTDPRYDVVAIGNAIVDIIASCEDEDIEELGLNRGGMTLVDPAGADRLYEAMGPATEKSGGSAANTLAGLAALDIQCAFIGQVADDQFGKVFAHDMRATGIDFDTPARPSDGTPDNPPTGRCLIFVTPDGERTMNTDLGAGQFLPAAALSEELIASASILYLEGYLWDPEEPRRAMRRAIQVARDAGRKVAFTASESFVIDRHGDDFRAMIKEGMIDILFVNESELATLTGEEDFDTGFDQVAADVPVLVATRSAKGAVASAYGERAVVAAAPVAKVVDTTGAGDQFAAGFLAGFVHEEKLETCLKRGAIAAAEVISHYGPRPEADMQALMEKSL, via the coding sequence TTGCCCACCACCGACCCCCGCTACGATGTTGTCGCAATCGGCAATGCTATCGTCGATATTATCGCCTCTTGCGAAGATGAGGATATTGAAGAGCTTGGCCTTAACCGTGGCGGCATGACCCTGGTCGATCCGGCGGGCGCTGATCGTTTGTATGAAGCGATGGGCCCCGCGACTGAGAAATCGGGCGGTTCGGCGGCAAACACTTTGGCCGGGCTTGCCGCGCTCGACATCCAATGCGCTTTCATCGGACAGGTTGCTGATGATCAGTTCGGCAAAGTCTTTGCCCACGATATGCGCGCAACTGGCATCGACTTTGACACCCCTGCGCGCCCGTCCGACGGGACACCCGACAATCCACCAACGGGCCGCTGCCTTATCTTCGTGACCCCTGATGGAGAGCGCACGATGAACACAGACCTTGGCGCCGGTCAATTTCTGCCCGCCGCCGCGCTCAGCGAGGAGCTGATCGCAAGCGCAAGCATCCTTTATCTCGAAGGCTATCTCTGGGACCCGGAAGAGCCACGCCGCGCCATGCGCCGCGCAATTCAGGTGGCCCGCGACGCTGGTCGTAAAGTCGCTTTCACCGCCTCGGAAAGCTTTGTCATCGACCGCCACGGCGATGATTTTCGCGCAATGATCAAGGAAGGGATGATCGACATCCTCTTCGTCAACGAAAGCGAGCTTGCAACGCTCACGGGTGAAGAGGACTTCGACACCGGCTTTGATCAGGTCGCTGCTGATGTGCCTGTCCTTGTCGCCACCCGCAGTGCCAAAGGGGCGGTTGCAAGCGCCTATGGCGAGCGTGCGGTTGTGGCTGCGGCCCCTGTTGCCAAGGTGGTCGATACAACCGGGGCAGGCGACCAATTCGCCGCAGGTTTCCTTGCCGGCTTTGTGCATGAAGAGAAGCTTGAGACGTGCCTTAAACGCGGCGCGATTGCTGCAGCGGAGGTAATCTCGCATTACGGCCCCCGGCCTGAGGCAGATATGCAGGCACTTATGGAGAAAAGCCTCTAA
- the nadC gene encoding carboxylating nicotinate-nucleotide diphosphorylase has protein sequence MTFSLPGFDLDTFVRETLAEDLGVGLPGGGKDVTSQSVIPADARFSGVMDSRDAIVVAGLPLAEAFFRHLDPDCVIETLVSDGDQVQAGADLMRLEGNARALLTAERSALNIVQHLSGIATMAAEYVAAMRVGSATCTLLDTRKTLPGLRVLEKYATRQGGAQNHRMGLYDAAMIKDNHVAVAGSVGEAVRRARDAGVSPIICEVDRLDQIEPALEAGADHLLLDNMSPETLKEAVAMVKGRAKTEASGGINLDTIAAKAASGVDYCSVGRLTQSAPAADVGLDFKPI, from the coding sequence ATGACTTTCTCATTGCCCGGCTTCGACCTCGACACATTTGTCCGCGAAACGCTCGCCGAGGACCTTGGCGTTGGCCTTCCCGGTGGCGGCAAGGATGTAACCTCCCAAAGCGTTATCCCAGCCGATGCGCGGTTCTCCGGCGTTATGGATTCGCGCGATGCCATCGTGGTCGCAGGGCTTCCGCTGGCCGAGGCGTTCTTCCGCCATCTCGACCCCGACTGCGTGATCGAAACGCTGGTGAGCGATGGCGACCAAGTTCAAGCAGGCGCGGACCTGATGCGGCTTGAAGGCAATGCCCGCGCGCTTTTGACCGCCGAACGCAGCGCATTGAACATCGTCCAGCACCTCTCGGGCATCGCCACCATGGCGGCGGAATATGTGGCAGCTATGCGCGTGGGGAGCGCGACCTGCACCCTGCTCGACACGCGCAAGACATTGCCGGGCCTTCGCGTGCTTGAGAAATACGCAACGCGTCAAGGGGGGGCTCAGAACCATCGCATGGGGCTCTATGATGCGGCCATGATCAAGGACAATCACGTCGCGGTCGCAGGCTCAGTTGGCGAAGCCGTCAGGCGGGCACGCGATGCAGGCGTCTCGCCAATCATTTGCGAAGTCGACCGCCTTGACCAGATTGAACCGGCGCTAGAGGCAGGCGCGGATCACCTGCTGCTCGACAATATGTCGCCGGAAACGCTTAAAGAGGCCGTCGCAATGGTGAAAGGCCGCGCCAAGACCGAGGCGAGCGGAGGCATCAACCTCGATACGATCGCGGCGAAGGCTGCGAGCGGGGTGGATTACTGCTCGGTAGGCAGGCTCACGCAAAGCGCGCCAGCGGCGGATGTTGGATTGGATTTCAAGCCGATATGA
- a CDS encoding ribonuclease T, whose protein sequence is MKPFSNRVCLALAMLVVPATTASAQSYQCRAPQVSSVPQIAPDQRPRVVPITGYTLALSWSPAFCRTRQDSRAHRVQCSGDNGRFGLVVHGLWPQGSRTWPQWCGSQNRLTPAQIRANMCMMPSARLIARQWEKHGSCMVKKPETYLGVTRILWNSLRIPDYDRISREDGLTAGRIRQAFADANGRAWQASHVGVKLNRDGWLEELRLCYNKRFRPTRCDDRRYGARDETSAKIWRGF, encoded by the coding sequence ATGAAACCGTTTTCCAATAGGGTATGTCTTGCGCTCGCCATGCTGGTGGTCCCTGCGACTACCGCCAGCGCGCAAAGCTACCAATGCCGCGCGCCGCAGGTATCTTCAGTCCCGCAAATTGCGCCCGATCAACGCCCCCGAGTGGTGCCGATCACCGGTTACACCCTCGCCCTCAGCTGGTCGCCTGCCTTCTGCCGCACACGTCAGGATAGCCGCGCCCACCGCGTGCAATGCTCGGGCGACAATGGCCGCTTTGGTTTGGTCGTGCATGGGTTGTGGCCGCAAGGCTCGCGCACTTGGCCTCAATGGTGCGGGTCACAAAACCGCCTTACACCTGCGCAAATTCGTGCAAATATGTGCATGATGCCCTCTGCCCGCCTGATCGCGCGGCAATGGGAAAAGCACGGGAGCTGCATGGTGAAGAAGCCTGAGACATATCTTGGCGTCACCCGCATTTTGTGGAATTCGCTTCGCATCCCCGATTACGACCGGATCAGCCGCGAAGATGGCCTTACCGCTGGCCGCATCCGCCAGGCATTTGCCGATGCCAACGGCCGCGCGTGGCAGGCTTCTCACGTGGGCGTGAAGCTTAACCGCGATGGTTGGCTAGAAGAGCTGCGGCTTTGCTACAACAAACGCTTCCGCCCGACGCGCTGCGACGACAGACGCTACGGGGCGAGAGACGAAACAAGCGCAAAGATTTGGCGGGGATTTTAA
- the purD gene encoding phosphoribosylamine--glycine ligase, whose product MNILLIGSGGREHGLAWKLAQSLSTKKLYAAPGNPGIAEEAQVVALDVSDHTAVVEFCKTNAIDLVVIGPEAPLVDGLADSLEWAGVPAFGPSAKAAQLEGSKGFTKDLCARANIPTGGYVRTHSLSEATEALTKFSAPYVLKADGLAAGKGVVIAANLEEAEAALADMFDGAFGDAGAQVVIEEFLEGEEASFFAITDGTHVLPFGTAQDHKQVGEGDVGLNTGGMGAYSPAPVLTEELQQRVLDEIIQPTVDSMRAEGTPYSGVLYAGLMLTASGPQLIEYNCRFGDPECQVLMTRFEGDLAALMLACAKGELAGQKANFAPETALTVVMCANGYPGTPEKGGRVDLGDAEANGAKVFHAGTTMKDGQLVANGGRVLNVTASGANVTEAKAAAYEAVAKVDFPSGFYRSDIGWKEVAREGS is encoded by the coding sequence ATGAATATCCTGTTGATCGGGTCGGGTGGCCGTGAACATGGTCTAGCTTGGAAGCTGGCGCAATCCTTGTCCACCAAGAAGCTTTACGCGGCACCTGGAAATCCGGGCATTGCCGAAGAGGCGCAAGTGGTCGCCCTGGATGTGAGCGATCACACAGCTGTTGTCGAATTCTGCAAGACCAACGCGATCGACCTTGTCGTCATTGGCCCGGAAGCCCCACTGGTCGATGGGCTTGCCGATAGCCTCGAATGGGCCGGAGTGCCCGCATTCGGCCCATCTGCCAAGGCTGCGCAATTGGAGGGGTCAAAGGGCTTTACCAAGGATTTGTGCGCGCGGGCCAATATCCCCACCGGTGGCTATGTACGGACACACTCGCTTAGTGAGGCGACCGAGGCTCTGACGAAATTCTCAGCGCCTTACGTGCTCAAGGCCGATGGGCTAGCCGCTGGCAAAGGCGTGGTGATCGCCGCAAACTTGGAAGAGGCCGAAGCAGCGCTTGCCGATATGTTCGATGGCGCGTTTGGAGATGCAGGCGCGCAGGTTGTGATTGAGGAATTCCTTGAGGGCGAAGAGGCGAGCTTTTTCGCTATCACCGATGGGACGCACGTCCTGCCCTTTGGCACCGCGCAGGACCACAAACAGGTGGGCGAAGGCGATGTTGGCCTCAACACTGGCGGGATGGGCGCTTATTCCCCTGCACCAGTCTTGACCGAGGAACTGCAACAGCGCGTTCTGGACGAAATTATTCAGCCCACGGTCGACTCTATGCGCGCAGAAGGCACACCTTATTCCGGCGTGCTTTACGCAGGGCTTATGCTGACCGCGAGCGGGCCTCAGCTGATTGAATACAATTGCCGGTTTGGCGACCCGGAATGTCAGGTGCTCATGACGCGGTTCGAAGGCGACCTTGCTGCGCTGATGCTCGCGTGTGCCAAGGGTGAGCTTGCAGGCCAAAAGGCCAATTTCGCTCCCGAAACCGCGCTTACCGTAGTGATGTGCGCCAATGGCTATCCCGGCACGCCCGAAAAGGGCGGACGCGTTGATCTGGGCGATGCAGAGGCGAACGGGGCCAAGGTTTTCCACGCAGGGACAACGATGAAAGACGGCCAGCTTGTTGCCAACGGAGGCCGCGTCCTGAATGTGACCGCAAGCGGGGCAAATGTGACCGAGGCAAAGGCGGCGGCTTATGAAGCAGTGGCAAAGGTGGACTTTCCAAGCGGCTTTTACCGCAGCGACATTGGCTGGAAAGAAGTGGCGCGCGAAGGCTCTTGA
- a CDS encoding nucleoside deaminase translates to MTSWPIPQPMQTALDAAREAANAGEVPVGAVIVKGGEIVAIAANATRSPPDPTGHAEMRAIRMAAEKLGDDRLTGCDLYVTLEPCAMCAGAIAHARIARLYYGASDAKGGGVEHGARVFEQEQCMHAPEVYSGMGEEEAAELLRGFFRERR, encoded by the coding sequence ATGACCAGCTGGCCCATCCCTCAACCTATGCAGACCGCTCTGGATGCCGCACGAGAGGCCGCGAATGCGGGCGAAGTGCCCGTGGGCGCTGTTATCGTCAAAGGCGGAGAGATCGTGGCTATCGCTGCCAATGCGACCCGCTCTCCCCCTGATCCCACCGGACATGCCGAAATGCGCGCGATTCGCATGGCGGCTGAAAAGCTGGGTGATGACCGGCTGACGGGATGTGATCTCTATGTAACGCTGGAGCCTTGCGCCATGTGCGCCGGCGCGATTGCCCATGCAAGAATTGCGAGGCTCTACTATGGCGCAAGCGATGCAAAAGGTGGCGGCGTCGAGCACGGTGCACGCGTGTTCGAGCAAGAGCAGTGTATGCACGCGCCCGAAGTTTATTCGGGAATGGGTGAGGAAGAGGCGGCCGAATTGCTGCGGGGGTTCTTTAGGGAGCGGCGGTAG
- the xseA gene encoding exodeoxyribonuclease VII large subunit: protein MARSPSSSSDSSGLLARSRQGDNAEPLTISEISQSLKRTVEDRFGYVRLRGELSGVKRAASGHMYCALKDDQAVLDGVMWRGNAGRLAFVPEDGLEVIATGKLTTYPGRSKYQIVMDSLEIAGEGALLALLAKTRARLEAEGLFARERKRRLPFLPRTIGVVTSPTGSVIRDILHRLADRFPSHVLVWPVLVQGQGAAEQVAGAIRGFSEIAPGGPIARPDVVIVARGGGSIEDLWSFNEEIVVRAIAECSIPVISAVGHETDTTLADYAADRRAPTPTAAAEMAVPVRVDLQATVADFATRGRRAVYRPVELGRERLEARVRRMPRIEALLQPQAQRLDDLSERLRRGLQDRAGRGREQLAEWKARLSPRLLTQALDGRRDRLERVRLNPSLVERPIAERQRRLDALSRLMEQLHPEKPLERGFALVRGSDGSVVTARDEAAKYNALTLKFKDGELAVGVGDAPPPAAPSPKRKPKRTIPPPAQDDLFG, encoded by the coding sequence ATGGCTCGCAGCCCCTCTTCATCTTCTGACAGTTCCGGTCTGCTAGCGCGCAGCCGCCAAGGCGACAATGCCGAACCGCTGACTATCAGCGAGATTTCGCAAAGCTTGAAGCGCACAGTTGAGGATCGTTTCGGTTATGTCCGGCTTCGCGGCGAACTTTCAGGCGTCAAACGCGCGGCCTCCGGGCATATGTATTGCGCACTGAAAGATGATCAGGCTGTGCTCGACGGCGTTATGTGGCGTGGCAACGCAGGGCGGCTGGCGTTTGTGCCCGAAGACGGGCTGGAAGTGATCGCCACGGGCAAGCTCACGACATATCCGGGGCGCTCCAAATATCAGATCGTGATGGACAGCCTTGAAATCGCGGGCGAGGGCGCATTGCTCGCGCTGCTGGCGAAGACCCGCGCACGGCTTGAGGCGGAGGGGCTTTTTGCCCGCGAAAGAAAGCGCCGCCTGCCTTTCCTGCCGCGCACCATCGGGGTTGTGACATCGCCGACGGGCAGCGTCATCCGCGATATTCTCCACCGCCTTGCCGATCGCTTTCCCAGCCACGTGCTGGTGTGGCCTGTGCTGGTTCAGGGGCAGGGTGCGGCTGAGCAAGTGGCCGGGGCAATTCGCGGCTTTTCCGAGATTGCTCCGGGCGGACCGATTGCGCGGCCCGATGTGGTGATCGTTGCGCGCGGAGGTGGTTCGATTGAGGATCTTTGGTCCTTCAATGAAGAGATTGTGGTTCGCGCGATTGCGGAGTGCTCGATCCCGGTAATCTCTGCCGTGGGCCACGAAACCGATACGACCTTGGCCGACTATGCCGCCGACCGCCGCGCGCCAACGCCAACCGCTGCTGCGGAGATGGCGGTGCCGGTGCGGGTGGATTTGCAAGCTACAGTGGCGGACTTCGCGACGCGGGGGCGGCGCGCTGTCTATCGCCCTGTCGAGCTTGGGCGCGAACGGTTGGAGGCCCGCGTCAGGCGGATGCCACGGATCGAGGCGCTGCTCCAACCGCAAGCCCAGCGGCTCGACGACCTATCCGAACGCCTGCGACGCGGCCTTCAGGACCGGGCAGGGCGCGGACGCGAGCAATTGGCAGAGTGGAAAGCGCGGCTTAGTCCGCGATTGCTCACACAGGCGCTAGACGGACGACGTGATCGTTTGGAGCGGGTGCGACTGAACCCTTCCCTTGTCGAGCGCCCAATCGCTGAGCGTCAACGGCGGCTCGATGCGCTTTCCCGCTTGATGGAGCAATTGCACCCCGAAAAACCGCTTGAACGTGGGTTTGCTTTAGTGCGCGGAAGCGATGGAAGCGTCGTGACCGCGCGCGATGAGGCGGCCAAATACAACGCGTTGACGCTCAAGTTCAAAGATGGCGAGCTGGCTGTGGGTGTGGGCGATGCGCCCCCACCCGCTGCTCCTTCGCCCAAGCGTAAGCCTAAACGAACCATACCACCCCCGGCGCAAGACGATTTATTCGGCTAG
- a CDS encoding EI24 domain-containing protein encodes MNPVLTALRKGFAQLGDRVVARLLLKTALITLIVFLVLGALAYLGLTAAFAANGLEGAGLAGAVAAVLLTGLAFWFLFRVVALAVLQFFADEVVLAVETRHYPEAAKTARKLPFRRDFANSLKGAGRALLYNALAAPIALVLIFTAVGPAIVFLVVNAVLLGRELTDMAWVRHCGEHPEANPVPKVQRLMLGAVIAAIMLVPIANFLGAILGAAAGTHLVHGARERKG; translated from the coding sequence ATGAATCCAGTTTTGACAGCCTTGAGGAAGGGGTTTGCGCAGCTTGGCGACAGGGTTGTGGCGCGGCTTTTACTCAAGACTGCGCTTATCACGCTGATCGTCTTTCTTGTGCTTGGAGCGCTTGCATATCTTGGCCTGACGGCTGCCTTCGCGGCGAATGGTCTTGAGGGCGCGGGCCTTGCTGGCGCGGTTGCGGCAGTGCTTCTAACTGGCCTCGCGTTCTGGTTCCTGTTCCGCGTGGTGGCATTGGCCGTATTGCAATTCTTTGCTGACGAAGTGGTGCTGGCGGTGGAGACGCGGCACTATCCAGAAGCCGCAAAAACAGCGCGCAAATTGCCGTTCCGACGCGATTTTGCCAATTCGCTCAAAGGAGCAGGCCGCGCGCTTTTATACAATGCGCTTGCCGCGCCAATTGCGCTTGTGCTGATCTTCACAGCGGTCGGGCCTGCGATTGTGTTTCTTGTCGTCAATGCGGTGCTCTTGGGGCGCGAGCTTACCGATATGGCTTGGGTGAGGCATTGTGGCGAGCATCCTGAAGCCAACCCGGTGCCCAAGGTACAGCGCTTAATGCTTGGCGCAGTTATCGCCGCAATTATGCTCGTGCCCATTGCCAATTTTCTGGGTGCTATCCTAGGAGCAGCGGCAGGCACTCACTTGGTGCATGGGGCAAGAGAACGGAAAGGATAA
- a CDS encoding DUF2093 domain-containing protein: MLMSSGEKTAQLHYGPSSFRVLKPGHHVICAVSGAIIPLEELAYWSAEHQEAYASPEIATRRLLGQD; the protein is encoded by the coding sequence ATGCTTATGTCCTCCGGTGAAAAGACCGCCCAACTCCACTACGGCCCCTCCAGCTTCCGCGTGCTGAAGCCGGGTCACCATGTCATCTGCGCTGTTTCTGGCGCGATTATCCCTCTGGAAGAGCTCGCCTATTGGAGCGCCGAGCATCAAGAGGCCTATGCAAGCCCTGAGATTGCGACACGCCGCCTGCTTGGCCAGGACTAA
- a CDS encoding esterase-like activity of phytase family protein yields MSRAVRVTAALALAAMVAPGTWLRTPVVKQDPQSIELAQVAGAGDTGVPGWRVEGVWHYSTEPSLRFGGFSGLLAIGGGRLRAFSDRGFLFTFTEPDRVDETPETRRIAGLPYNDPALYPRLWDIESVTRDPAAKGDYWVGYENTHAIHRFSYRTEPEDYRIFDTLVEDWYANAGLEAMVRLDDGRFLMLPEGHDEALIFDGDPVEGRDPLVVPFQNPVPGFAVTDLAQLPDGRVLMLMRDLDWSSYPPFAGKLAIMNAPLVGSREPIAPKVLFGFEGVLPPENYEGMAVREQGDGTMSVWIISDDNVAAMQRTLVAKLTYTPVLK; encoded by the coding sequence ATGTCTAGAGCAGTCCGGGTGACTGCGGCGCTGGCGCTTGCCGCCATGGTTGCGCCTGGCACCTGGCTTCGAACGCCAGTCGTTAAACAAGACCCTCAAAGCATTGAGCTTGCTCAAGTGGCGGGCGCCGGGGACACGGGCGTGCCCGGCTGGCGGGTCGAGGGTGTGTGGCATTACTCAACCGAGCCCTCTTTAAGATTTGGAGGGTTTTCAGGGCTTCTGGCAATCGGTGGCGGGCGCCTGCGCGCCTTTTCAGATCGCGGCTTCCTGTTCACCTTCACCGAGCCTGACCGCGTTGATGAAACGCCTGAGACGCGGCGTATTGCAGGGCTGCCCTATAATGACCCCGCGCTTTATCCCCGCCTCTGGGACATCGAATCGGTGACGCGTGATCCGGCCGCAAAGGGGGATTATTGGGTCGGGTATGAGAACACTCATGCGATCCACCGCTTCTCCTATCGCACTGAGCCAGAGGACTATCGCATCTTCGATACCCTCGTGGAGGATTGGTACGCCAATGCCGGGCTCGAAGCGATGGTGCGTCTTGATGATGGGCGTTTCCTCATGCTGCCAGAGGGGCACGATGAAGCGCTGATCTTTGACGGTGATCCGGTCGAAGGGCGTGATCCGTTGGTTGTGCCCTTTCAAAACCCGGTGCCAGGGTTCGCGGTGACTGATCTGGCGCAGCTACCCGATGGCCGGGTGCTGATGCTGATGCGTGATCTTGATTGGTCGAGCTATCCACCGTTCGCGGGCAAACTTGCGATTATGAATGCGCCTCTGGTGGGTTCGCGTGAGCCAATCGCGCCCAAAGTGCTGTTCGGTTTCGAAGGAGTGCTTCCGCCCGAAAATTACGAAGGGATGGCGGTGCGCGAACAGGGCGACGGGACAATGTCAGTCTGGATTATTTCAGACGACAATGTTGCCGCGATGCAGCGGACCCTCGTGGCGAAGCTGACCTATACGCCCGTTCTCAAGTAG
- a CDS encoding SUF system Fe-S cluster assembly protein has translation MTTPNDAPTKPPRARVEDAIDPDEATTETGAEAPRTRDYLEGFLHQKPAETATGAGGDLQQAVIDALKEIYDPEIPVNIYDLGLIYGVEVDDECDATITMTLTTPHCPVAETMPGEVELRASSVPGIRDAEVELVWDPPWSPEKMSDEARLELGML, from the coding sequence ATGACCACGCCAAACGACGCTCCCACAAAGCCGCCCCGCGCAAGGGTGGAGGACGCTATCGATCCCGATGAAGCGACCACCGAAACGGGCGCCGAAGCACCGCGCACGCGCGATTATCTGGAAGGTTTTCTTCACCAGAAACCTGCCGAAACCGCGACCGGCGCCGGTGGCGATTTGCAGCAAGCCGTTATCGACGCGCTCAAAGAGATTTATGACCCGGAAATTCCGGTCAACATCTATGATCTTGGCCTGATTTACGGGGTTGAGGTTGATGATGAGTGCGATGCGACCATCACGATGACGCTGACCACGCCGCATTGTCCGGTTGCCGAGACGATGCCGGGCGAGGTTGAATTGCGCGCGTCCTCAGTACCGGGGATTCGCGATGCAGAGGTCGAATTGGTCTGGGATCCGCCATGGAGCCCGGAAAAGATGTCAGATGAAGCGCGGCTTGAATTGGGGATGTTGTGA
- a CDS encoding iron-sulfur cluster assembly accessory protein — MAETTARTRKMPAAVTLTKGAEARIAHLMSQAPEDAIGVKLSTPRRGCSGLAYSVDYVTEEAKFDEKIETPGGTFYIDGASVLYLVGSTMDWVEDDFTAGFTFENPNAKGACGCGESFMV; from the coding sequence ATGGCTGAAACGACTGCGAGAACACGCAAGATGCCAGCGGCAGTGACCCTTACAAAAGGTGCTGAGGCGCGCATTGCGCATTTGATGAGCCAAGCCCCTGAAGATGCGATTGGCGTAAAGCTGTCGACACCGCGCAGGGGGTGTTCGGGCCTTGCCTATTCGGTTGATTACGTCACCGAAGAAGCCAAGTTTGATGAGAAGATCGAAACGCCTGGCGGCACTTTCTACATCGACGGGGCGAGTGTCCTTTACCTCGTGGGTTCGACCATGGACTGGGTCGAAGACGATTTCACCGCCGGTTTCACTTTCGAAAACCCCAACGCCAAGGGCGCGTGTGGCTGCGGCGAAAGCTTTATGGTTTGA
- a CDS encoding M23 family metallopeptidase, translating into MKCIYPLLALAFFGLVACAQSEAATPELVTDCIEEPAPQDAQSSAETASQKTLPAPAQNTRFSYSGELTQGGFIRGLVPDGAVAVTIGDQAIDVAEDGTFFAAFDRDSPSTMILTATLESGKSVSETLSISPRDWQIERVNVAKRTLRNPEAYWRQREPEYNAIVAARAKKTDAQGWKQDFIWPVEGRISGRFGRQRIYRGEPGSFHSGIDIAKPTGTPFVAPADGVVILARTGFSLEGGLLMIDHGNGLNSAFLHCHRIHVKEGDRVRQGQHIGDIGATGRATGPHLHWGLKWHDARFDPILLAGPMN; encoded by the coding sequence ATGAAGTGCATCTATCCCCTTTTGGCGCTCGCATTCTTTGGGCTGGTGGCCTGCGCCCAATCGGAGGCGGCAACGCCTGAACTTGTGACAGATTGCATCGAAGAGCCCGCGCCTCAAGATGCGCAATCTTCTGCCGAAACCGCGTCCCAGAAGACCCTTCCAGCGCCCGCACAAAACACCCGCTTTTCCTATTCTGGCGAGCTTACTCAAGGCGGCTTTATTCGCGGTCTGGTGCCCGACGGCGCGGTGGCGGTTACCATTGGCGATCAGGCGATCGACGTTGCTGAAGATGGCACTTTCTTCGCAGCCTTCGACCGCGACAGCCCCTCAACCATGATCCTCACTGCGACATTGGAAAGTGGCAAGAGCGTGAGCGAAACGCTCTCCATTTCACCGCGCGATTGGCAAATCGAGCGGGTCAACGTGGCTAAGCGCACGCTTCGCAACCCGGAAGCCTATTGGCGTCAGCGCGAGCCGGAATATAACGCCATTGTTGCCGCGCGCGCGAAGAAAACCGATGCGCAAGGATGGAAACAGGATTTTATCTGGCCAGTCGAGGGCCGCATTTCCGGTCGCTTTGGTCGTCAGCGTATTTATCGCGGCGAACCGGGGAGCTTTCACTCGGGCATCGACATTGCAAAACCTACAGGCACCCCTTTCGTGGCCCCTGCCGATGGTGTGGTGATCCTTGCGCGCACGGGGTTTAGCCTTGAAGGCGGGCTTTTGATGATTGACCATGGCAATGGTTTGAACAGCGCCTTTCTGCATTGCCACCGCATCCATGTGAAAGAGGGCGATAGAGTGCGTCAGGGCCAGCATATCGGTGATATTGGCGCAACGGGGCGCGCCACTGGCCCGCATCTACACTGGGGCCTTAAATGGCACGATGCGCGGTTTGACCCGATCCTTCTTGCAGGGCCAATGAACTAG
- the rpmB gene encoding 50S ribosomal protein L28: MSRICELTGKGRQVGNNVSHANNKTKRVFLPNLQNVTLMSEKLERSFKFRVSTHGLRSVEHNGGLDNWLLKTKDEKLSARAQKVKRELKKAAKAA, encoded by the coding sequence ATGTCGCGCATTTGCGAACTCACTGGCAAGGGCCGCCAGGTTGGCAACAATGTCAGCCACGCCAACAACAAAACCAAGCGCGTTTTTCTGCCTAACCTGCAGAACGTGACTTTGATGAGCGAAAAGCTTGAGCGCAGCTTCAAGTTCCGCGTGTCGACCCATGGTCTTCGCTCGGTTGAGCACAATGGCGGCCTCGACAACTGGCTGCTTAAAACCAAAGACGAAAAGCTTTCTGCCCGCGCGCAGAAGGTGAAGCGTGAGCTTAAGAAGGCTGCCAAAGCCGCTTAA